The Candidatus Sulfotelmatobacter sp. genomic interval TGGAAGAAGAGCGGCGCCGCGCCCCCCGCGATGCCGCCGATGCCGGAGCGTTCGCCGTCGCGGCTGGTGTTCGCGCCCAAGGAAGACGTGACTCAGTCGGCGGTGGTGCTGGCGCAGCTCGGCTTCAAGGCCAGCGATCCTGACCTCGCCGACATGGACGTGCTCGAGCAGGCGCTGGGCGGCGGCTTCCAGTCGCGGCTCTTCAACCGCGTGCGCACCCAGCGCGGGCTCGCCTACGCGACCGGGGCCAGCGCCGGCTCCGGCTTCCTGCGCCCGGGCGTGTTCGAGGCCTACTCGCTGACGCGCAACGACTCCGTGTTCGCGGCGCTCGATCTGGTGCGCGCCAACGTCGAGGAGGTGACCAAGACGCCGTTCACCGACGCCGAGGCCAGGACCGCCAAGGAGTCGGTCGAGAACTCGCTGGTCTTCCAGTTCGAGAAGCCTTCGTCCACGCTGTTCCGCTCGGCGTTCTACGAGCTGGCCGGCTATCCGCAGGACTTCTTGCAGCGCTACCAGGCCGCGCTCGCCAAGGTCACGCCGGCCAGCATGCTGGCCGCGGCGCAGCGCAAGATCCATCCCGATCAAATGCTCACCATCGTGGTCGGCAAGGAGAGCGAGTTCGACCGCAAGCTCGAATCGGCCGGACTTCCGGTCGAGCGCGTGGACATCTCGATTCCGCCGCCGCCTTCCAAGCTCAACGCGGGCAAGGCGACCCCCGAGGCGCTGGCCAAGGGCGGAGAATGGCTGAAGAAGGCCGCGTCGCTGGCGGGCGGATCCGACGCGTGGTTCGCAATCAAGAGCTGGCAGAGCGAAGGCACCGCGACCATCTCGATCCAGGGTCAGACCATCGACATGACGCAGTCGCTGTGGTGGATCCTGCCCGACAAGCAGCTGTCGGTTCAGAAGCTGCCGTTCGGGGAGATGAGCGTGGGCTACAACGGCTCGGTCGGCTGGCGGAAGATGATGGACAAGGTGCAGGAGGAGCCGAGCGCCGCCCAGCAGGCCGAAGAGCAGTACCAGCAATCGCTCTTCCACCTGTTCGGCCGCGCTGCCGGGCTGCAGATTCAGGCGCTACCGGACAGCAAGATCATCGATGGGGTGACGTACTCGGTGGCGCTGGTCAATACGCCCGACGTCCAGGACTGGACGCTGTTCTTCGCACCCGACGGGCACCTGGCACGCATGGAGTTCGTCTCGAGCGGCCCGAAGGGACCGACTCACGAAACGCAGATCTATGACGACTGGCGTCCGGTCGGCAGCATCAAGTATCCGCACGCGCTGACGATCCTGCTCGACGGCGAGCAGTACGCGAGCGCGAAACTGACCTCGGCGACCGCCAACCCCAGCATCGATCCGGCGAAGTTCGAGAAGCCGGCGAACTAGATCGACCCGACGGGCGCGGCGAGATCAGGGGCTCGTTCCCGATCTTTCCGCGCACGCGCGCGCCCGCTGGGCGCGGGACTGTGCCGATCTCGTCCGGCCTACCCTCCCGTACCAGGCGAGGGCGGCGCGGACTCTGTGTTCGAGAGGTTGTTCGAGCGGAGTCCTGCTCTGCTCGGCCGCGTCTCGAGCCATGTCGGCGTGAATGCCCAGGTTGCGCAGACACCGAACGAGATCGCCATCGAACGGCGCGCGCGACCGGGCCGCGACCTCGCGCCTGGTTCTCATGAAGTCGCGCCCGAACGTGCGCTCGGCCTCGTATTGATTGTGAGCGCGGCAGCGGAGCCTCAGGTTGCCGACCGTCGATGGGCCACCGCATGCCGCGGGCTGGACGTGGTCGTATTCCAGATCCTTGCGGCATTCGCAACGCCGGCCCTCGTCGCTCACGAAGGTGCACCTGCCGCCGTCGCGCTGGTGGACGGTCCACCTCACCTCGGCCGGGATGTGGCGCGGCGAGGCGGGCTGCGCCTCGGCGCGCCTGGGCTTCGCGCCCGCGCGGAACTTCTTCTTCTCGAGCTGGGCGATGAGGGCGTCGAGCGCCCGGTCGATCACCCGGGCCAGCTCGCCGGCGTAGACGCTGCTGCCGAGCAGATCCTGCGCGTGGCGCAGCTTCTCGTGGGTGCTCTGCGGGATCGTGAGCTGAAGCTCGAAGCGCTCGGCGCCGAGCGGAGCGATTCTCGCGCGGTCCGGAATCGCTGCCGTTATCCCCGGGGATAACGGCAACTCACCGGCGACGTGCCCCGGGGCAAGTTGGGCGGGGCCATGACCCGTTGGGAGTGCTCGCACGGCTTCCGGCACATCGGACTTCGGCCGGCGATCGGCGATCAGCAGTTCGACTGCTGCCTTGGACTGACGGGCGGCAGCCGCGATCCATTCACCCACCGTCTCCTCGGTCAGATGAGGGGCGAGCACCACGACGGCGCTCAGACTCAGCCTTCCCTCGGCGATCGCCTCGAACAGCACGGGGAACTTGCGCGCCGCTCGCGCGGCCTGGACACGTTTGAGGGCCGCCTGTTTCTCGAGACCGAATCTCCCCATGCAGTATTCATGGAGCGACGGGTAGGCCAGAGGGACATGGAGTTTGCGCGCGTCGACTTCGGCGATGTGGGCCAGTATCTCGGCAGTGTTGCGCTGCTCACGGACGAAAAGCACGTCCAGATTCTGCAGCAGCGTCCCATCCGACAGATGCGTCAGCGAGTAGCTCTTCACGTGAACCTCGCGGGGGCGAGTCTCACGGGGGGCGACGAACGAGCGCCATTGAGATGCACATGCGTGCAGAGCGATTCACATTACGACTGCTATAGTCGAGCGCGTCCCGGTTCCTACTCGGGATTCTCGAGCGTCTCACCCGCCCGCGCACTGGACCGCGCTACTTCCCCGCGCGTTTCTCGTCGTCGCGGCGATCGCGCCGTTCGGCCTGGCGGCCCTTACGGTAGCCCCACGTGAACACCAGTGAGATCGCGATCGCGTGAACTGCCCACCAACCCAGCTTGAGGAACTGAAGGCCTTCGGGAAGCACGGTCGTCTCCTCTAGCCGCGGGCGCCCAGCGAGCGCAGGAAATCGCGATCGGCCGCGAGCACGCCGCCGAGATCGATGTCGGCCGGCTTCACCCACCGGATGGCGTGCACTTCGGGGCTGCGAACGAACTCGTAACCGTCCAGCTTACAGCGCACGAACCACAGCTCCACGCTCAGACCATGATCGTAGTGGTGCTCGTGCTGTTGCAGCACCTCATCGATCGTGGCGCCGACGCCCAGCTCTTCCCGTATTTCGCGCAGCAGCGCTTGCTCGACGGTTTCGCCCGGCTCGATCTTCCCGCCCGGAAATTCCCAGTGGAGCCCGAGCGGCCCTCCCGGGGGTCGCTGCGTGAGCAGCAGGTGACCCTCGCGCCACACCACCGCCGCGGCCACGCGCACGTGCCGCACCACCGAGCCGGGCGCGTTCACGCGACGATCCCCATGAGCGCGCGCAGGCTCAACCCGCGCAGTTCGCTCTCGAAGCGCTTGAGGTAATTCCGTTCGCC includes:
- a CDS encoding (deoxy)nucleoside triphosphate pyrophosphohydrolase gives rise to the protein MNAPGSVVRHVRVAAAVVWREGHLLLTQRPPGGPLGLHWEFPGGKIEPGETVEQALLREIREELGVGATIDEVLQQHEHHYDHGLSVELWFVRCKLDGYEFVRSPEVHAIRWVKPADIDLGGVLAADRDFLRSLGARG
- a CDS encoding pitrilysin family protein; translation: MRKLLRVAALASLAALTLWSAAGHAAIDSRFDPSHLTIPPLHPIPKVTPQRSALSNGLVLYLLEDHSLPRVDGVLYMKASSTWAPAAKAGLGGLTAEVMRSGGSATQSGDWMDDRLAAIGGSVSSSMSPDLASINFNSLAEHFSEVLGMVAEVCRRPAFPDDKIELSKVGLRRQIASRNDEMSNVLSRVARQSVYGKDSPYARTPEYATVEAITRDDCVAFHKLCYVPERAILVVYGDFKSGDVKQQVSKLFADWKKSGAAPPAMPPMPERSPSRLVFAPKEDVTQSAVVLAQLGFKASDPDLADMDVLEQALGGGFQSRLFNRVRTQRGLAYATGASAGSGFLRPGVFEAYSLTRNDSVFAALDLVRANVEEVTKTPFTDAEARTAKESVENSLVFQFEKPSSTLFRSAFYELAGYPQDFLQRYQAALAKVTPASMLAAAQRKIHPDQMLTIVVGKESEFDRKLESAGLPVERVDISIPPPPSKLNAGKATPEALAKGGEWLKKAASLAGGSDAWFAIKSWQSEGTATISIQGQTIDMTQSLWWILPDKQLSVQKLPFGEMSVGYNGSVGWRKMMDKVQEEPSAAQQAEEQYQQSLFHLFGRAAGLQIQALPDSKIIDGVTYSVALVNTPDVQDWTLFFAPDGHLARMEFVSSGPKGPTHETQIYDDWRPVGSIKYPHALTILLDGEQYASAKLTSATANPSIDPAKFEKPAN